GAAGGCGTGGAAGCTGTCTGGTAGTTTTTTAGAGGAGGTTTCTTCGGCACAAACATCCTCGCAATGACACGGAAGTAATGGACTTCGGCAGCGGCGCTTCGCTCTGCTACCGAAGCATCGATTTTTTGATTTTGATCACCCCTTCCCGTATCGGGAAGGGGCTTGGGGTTAGGTAATTCGGAATCTGCAATACGTTTAGGGTGATCTGTGGCTAAGAAGATTGACTTGCGCACGAAGAGGATCCAGAGGCGATGGGTCTTATTGGCTTATTTAATTTTAGGGGTTGAGGTAGTGGCGGTGGTTATTACCTCGCCTTTACTTAAGCCGCGTCTTGTTGTGGTTGAAAATGTGCGTCAGCAGGATGTAAAACGAGTATCTCAGGTTCTAAAGTACACGCCTTATATTCCACTTCTAAAATTAGACCGTAAATCTATTCAAAAGCATATTCAATCTGATCCTCATGTTGAACGCGCCTATGTGCGGTTTGGCTTGCCATTAACGCTTCGAGTGACTATGGCTTATCGACAACCATTTATAGCTGTAACCGATGGCACATCCGCCTATTTAGTCGATCGCCAATTAGTTCCGTTTGAGCAAATTCAATGCAACTCAATTCTAACAGCTGCTCCTAAGATAACACCAACCCCTCAGGTATTACCGATAACTCCCGTCACAAATCTACCAGTGGTGCAAAAGCTACCTGCTGATCTTGAGAATTTATTGCCCGGATGCAAAGTTTCATTTATTCTTCAGGTTCTCTCCCCGCTTCAGGTTCAGTTGGGACGGCCATTAGTTGATGCTAATATTCGGGTTGGGTGTGAGGCAATTACTATTATTGAGAACGAAAAGTTTGCTTCACAGGTTCATGTTGTAGTTGACCTTGAAGGAAATATATGCTTAAATATTGGTAGCGGCGCGTTGGTGCGGCTTGGAGATCGTGACCAATTGTCAACGAAGATCGCCAATCTGAAGGAAATGCTGCGGCGGTCCCCCTCCTTGTGTAATGATGCGGAGTATATTGATTTAAGTGAGCCCAAAGCGCCAGTGTGGAAACCCAAATCGAGCGCTCCAAAGTCATTGCCTTAAAGAAGAACCATAGGCAGTCGTTAAGAGGTACTTGTGAATCAGTTTATGACCACGATCCGCAATAACTCCTGGGTATGGCCTGTTACATTTATGATGGCCGTAACAGGTTTGCTGCTTGGGGGCGCTTTGCGGTCACGCCAAAAGCTTGCAGCCGAAGGTGTGCCTGGAGGGCGGCCTCTCGAAGTCGCAGTTCAGATTAAGATACAACAAGATACAATTAAAAAGCTGAACGAAGAGATTGGTAATCTGCGTGAAAAGCAATTTGAACTCCAAGATGTAATGACTGGCAGTAGCAAGCAGTCGAAAGTTTTAAAAGATACACTTGATGAACTACAAGTCAAGTCTGGTTTGACCCCAGTCTATGGACAGGGAATTGAAGTTATTCTTTCAGATAGTAAACAAAAACAAAATGATGCTTTTCTTGCTCAAAATTATCTCATTCATGATTTTGATGTTCTGCGGATTGTGAATGAGCTATTTGCATCTGGAGCTGAAGCTATTTCTGTGAATGGGCATCGTTTAATAGGCGGTTATTCAATCAGATGTGTTGGGCCGGTAATCCATGTGAATAACTCGCCCATTGGTTCGCCGGTAATCATTGAAGCAATTGGAGATCCAACGACGTTGCGTTCCGCAATGGAGATGAGCGGTGGAGTTCTTGGAAGGATTCTTGAAACCGACACAGAAATGGTAAGGTTAACAAACAAGGTTGAGCTTCATCTCAAGGGGTATGAAGGCTTTACACAGACGAAGTTCGCAAAAAAAGAAAAGGACGTAACGCCACGATGATTTTCGTGCCGATAGCGGCGTTGGTAGCCGGATTTTTAATAACTTTTTACACCTCGTTTTTAACGTTGGGATTTGGATGGGCTCCGTATCTATCCTTAGCAGCGATTGCAGGTATCGACACGGTTTTAGGCGGCATTCGATCTGGGATGGAAGGCAAGTTTCATCGAGATGTCTTCTTGTCGGGTTTCTTTGCTAACACTTTGCTGGCAGCCTTTTTAGCCTGGCTTGGGGATGGTATTGGTGTCGATTTATATTTGGCAGCGGTAGTGGTGTTAGGAAGTCGTATCTTTTTAAACCTGTCACTGATTAGACGATTTTATCTTAACCAAGTGACCCTTGGGCGGCAGCAAAAGCGATAATGAGAATGGCTTATTTAAATATAATAAGAGGCGATAGTGAATGGAGTTAGTCGCTGGACTTGACATAGGCACGACAAAAGTATGTGCCATCATAGCCGAAGCGACGCTTGATGGGCGTGTTAATATCATTGGTGTCGGTGTTGCTCCCTGTAAAGGGCTGCGCCGCGGCGTTGTCGTTAATATGGAAGACACTGTAGCGGCGATTGAAGAAGCAGTAAGCAAAGCCCAGCAGATGACTGGTCATACAATTGAATCAGTTTTTGTGGGAGTGACTGGGGAGCATATCGCTTCTCTCAACAGTAAGGGTATAACTGCCATTACACCGACGGCGTCACGGGAAATCACTCTCGAGGATGTCGAACGGGTTGTCGAGAATTCCCGAGTGATTGTTCTGCCTCCTGACCGAGAAATAATTCATGCAATTCCTAGAGGATTTATCATAGATGGGCAGAATGGTATTAAACATCCAGCAGGAATGTCAGGCTCTCGTCTTGAAGTAGAAACACATATCGTTACCGGCGCTATCACTTTTTTGCAAAATATCGAACGCTGTGTACAGCGCGCCGGCTTGGTAGTTGAAGAAACTGTATTAGAGCCTTTGGCTGCAAGCAAAGCTGTTTTGTCCAGTGACGACAAAGAGATCGGGGTAGCATTGGCGGATATCGGTGGCGGTACAACCGATGTGGTCATCTTTACTGAAGGAGCCATCAGTTATTCCGGAATTGTCCCTATTGGCGGGCAATATGTAACCTCGGATATTAATAAAGGTTTGAGAACAACGCTTGAAGAGGCGGAGCGGTTGAAAATTTAATATGGATCTGCGTGGTTGAAGCTGATCGATGAGAACGAAATGGTTAGTGTTAATCAAATTGGGTCTGCAACGCCTCGCAATTTGCCTCGAAGGGTGTTGGCAGAAATTATCGAACCACGCATGGAGGAGCTGCTGAAAATGGTGCGGCAGCATCTTCAGAAGTCAGGAAGTTATGGGCTACTGCCGGCTGGACTGGTTTTGACCGGTGGTGGTAGCCGACTGCGCGGGACAGTGGAACTCGCTCAGGAGATAATCGGCGCGATGCCTGTTCGGATAGGGGTTCCGCGTAATGCCGGTGGCTTGAGCGATACAGTTGCCAACCCTGCTTATGCAACAGCGGTTGGACTTGTTTGTTATGGGGCGCGTGAAGGCGGTGATCGGCGAAAGACATCGTTCGATGCATTCCTTCCGCGATTGGGTAAGAGAGTAATGCAGTTGCTGTCAGGCCTACGTAAAAAGTAGAGGGCATTGCCCTTAATTTGTAAGACAATTAATAGAAGTGTCTTACTTGAATCGTAAATATACTATAATGAAAACTAGCAGGAGGGGACACAATGTTGGGAAACGAACAGTTCGATCCAAAGAGAGCTCAGATCAAAGTGATTGGTGTTGGCGGTGGCGGCTCGAACGCGGTTAATAGGATGATCGAAGCAGGCATCCAAGGCGTTGAGTTTATCGTGATGAATACCGACCAACAAGTATTGTCATTGTCCCATGCGCAGAAGAAGATTCAGTTAGGTGAGAACCTTACACGCGGCTTGGGGGCTGGTGGTAATCCTGACGTCGGCCGAAGCGCTGCGGAAGAAAGTAAAGCTGAAATCCGCAAGACAGTTGAGAATTCAGATATGGTTTTTATCACTGCAGGTATGGGCGGTGGTACTGGGACTGGCGCAGCTCCGGTCATCGCTGAAATTGCCAAGGAATGTGGCGCTTTGACCGTTGCGGTTGTCACTAAGCCTTTCAGCTTCGAAGGGCCAAGACGATCCAGGCTTGCTGAAGAAGGTACCGCTAGCCTCAAAGAACGTGTTGATACAATTATTACTATTCCGAACGATCGATTACTTTCCGTAGTCGAAAAGCGCACAACCTTAGTAGATGCTTTCCGTGTTGCAGACGATGTGTTGCGTCAAGCCGTTCAGGGAATTTCCGATATCATCATGATCCCCGGTGAGATCAACGTTGACTTTGCTGACGTTCGAACGATCATGGCCGGCGCGGGCACTGCGTTGATGGGTATTGGTACTGGCGAAGGCGAGCAAAGAGCTCGACAAGCAGCCGAAAATGCCGTCTCCAGCGCATTGCTTGAAACTTCAATCGAAGGCGCGACTCGTGTGTTGATTAACATCACCGCCGGTCCCGACTTCACACTCCTCGAAGCGAATGAGGCGATGCACTATATCCAAGGGCTTACGGATGAGAATGAAGCCAATATCATCATGGGTTTGGTTCAACCTGAGGATGCCGATTCGGAAGTTCGCATTACGGTTCTTGCCGCAGGGTTTAGACCTGATGTGTTCCCAAATCGACGTGCAGATGAAGCGCGTCAAACTGTCCCGCAGCCTTCATTCCCAACTGGCCGGGCGCCTAAGACCGTCCCCGTTCCGGTTGTCGGAGCTGAAGGAGAAAAGCGCGAAGGTGAAAATCCTCGTAAGAATCCTCAGGACGACGTCAACCCGATCTTCTCTGATCGTGATCTTGACGTGCCGGCATTCTTAAGAAATAGAAAACAGTAAAAGCTGATAGTAGTTTTAGTCAGCATCAAATAAATAAAAGTTGGTAACGACCTTGACGTCGTTTTCCAGCTTATTAAGCGGAAGGTGAAAGGATGTCACAAATGAAACGTTCGCTTATATTAGTAATCCTCGCAGTGGTTTTAGCCCCATGTTATCTCTACGCTCAGGCCTACTCCGTTCGCGCCTACATTGCCAATTACGGCACTGATACCGTAAGCGTAATTGATGACGAATCACGTCAAGTTATTGCAACGGTTACCACCGGCAGTAAACCCTCTGCTATTGCAATCTCACCTGATTGCCTTGCAGTATATGTTGCCAATGAGGGCGCAAAATCGCTGAGTGTAATCGATCCGGTCAACAATCAATTAGTCGCCACCATCAATCTGATTGGCTCACCGCGTGGAATTGTCGTATCATCGGATAGTAATTTTGTTTATGTTGCAATTGCTGATCAGAACGCATTAGAGATTATCGATGCCCGCACAAAGACTTCGGTTGGTAAAATTGCGATTGGTCGCGGACCTAGTCAACTGGCAGTTTCAGTAGACGGTAAAGAGATTTATGCTTGCTGCGAAGGTGATAATGCGCTAGTGATAGTTGATACCGTGAAAAAAGAGCAAGCTGCGGTCATAGGGGTTTTTGGGACACCGACTTCTTTGACAACCTTAGGAGATGGTAATCTTGTTATTACAATTCGATGGCTTAATGGCTATACTCTAGTCGATCCCGTGGCGCGAAAGATAACTCGCGGATGGGTACGCCCTGACTTTACAAGGCCAGGCGAAGCCGGACGGCCTTTTGCGCTCGACGGCGCATTTGCTGCGGGAGTATCGGGGTATTCGTCTGGCCCGTCATTGCTCTGGATCAGTCAGCTTTCACAGCTAGTTTATGATTTAGATACAAGCAGAGACAATTATATTCTAGGATTTGCGCCAACAGGTAGTATGCCTTGGGCTGTGGGTGTAACCCCTAATGGCAAAATGGCCTATGTGACCAATTCGGGAGATGGGTCGGTTAGTATTATCGAAACGGCGCTTCATGCGCCAATAAACAAATTGACGGTTGGACAAAACCCACGCGCATTAGCGGTGGGACGTGTTCGAATCGTGAAATAGGAGGCAAGGATGGCTCGCTTCATTCTCGTGTGCATGGCAGCATGCGTATTCGGATTATGTTTCGCACAAACAGAGGCGCCTACAGCGCCAACGACAACAGAACCAACGGTGCTTCCAGCAGTGACACCGACAGCGCCACCTGTAGCGCCGATGAGTGTTGGACCAACAAAAGCAATTGAAATGAATCGTATCGCCAAATCGGCCGTAATCGACGGCAAACTCGATACTGGCGAATGGTTCCCCCTCTGGACCGAAGGAGATGTAACTGCTTTCGTTCAATGGGCTGACGATATGCTTTATGTAGCGGCGAAGTATCCCAAAGGCCGCAGCCTAATCATCTCACTCGATGGTTCAGGTAAGGGATGGCTAAAAGCAGCAGGCAATGTCGAAATTATGCTTCCAGGAGAAGATGTTGCCCAGCTTAAGGTTCGTTTTCTGGACAACAAAGGCCAGATGCCAGTATGGCTTGATTCAGCTCTTTTCAAAGCTCGTTTAACAGCTTCTGCTGGCATGGATGGGGACGCGCAATTTGTTGAAATGGCGATCCCCTCTGACAAGGATGATGGTTTTGTTTGGGAAGAGAATAAAGAATTCGGTTTAAGGGTCGATACTCTCGATCCGGCGTCCGCAGACCGTCCAGCTTATGAGCCGCGGCTTATGAGCACAGTACGTTTAGTCTTTGACAAGATGGCAGCTCCTAAGGGGCTTAAGAGCAAGATGAGTTGGGATGACCGACTGGTTGCTCCTAATGATACCATCAAGATTACCACTGAGTTCAAAAACGAAGGAACAGAGCCGTTTCTCCTCAAGAATATGACATTCTTGGGGAATGGACCGTCTGAAATGACGTTCGACCGACTTGAGCATCGCTGCTCACCGATCGATCCGTTGAAAAAATCAAAAGTTGAGTACAAGTCAACCTTGCCGAGTACGATGCCGCTAGGCACCTATGTCATCGATATCGTTTCCGAGAATTCAGATGGCTCAAAGTTCTTCGGCCAAAGCTCTTTCACTGTTGATGAACCGGTTATTGTGCAGTTCCATCTGAATAAGCTAAAAATCAAACTCGACAAGAAAAATCGCTTTAAGGGAGAAATTTGGCTGGATGCTCATACACAAAAGGACATGAAAGGCAACATGATGCTTTATGTGCAGCCAGGCTTTACTATCTTGAAGGGTGAGAATGCAGAGTTTGACTTCCCTCGTACTCGGATGCGAAAAGTGAACGAATTTGAAATAGAAGTGCCCGCCGGAACAGCGGGTATCACTGAGTTGAAATTGCAGATTAGCTTAGGTAAACGGACGATCACTCGCTCGACATGGGTAGAGATTATGCCAACTTCTCCTGCCCAATAATCTGAGATTTCTCCTGTAAATTATGCGCCGGCTGGACATATGAAGGTTTGGCCGGTGTGTAATAGGTTTCACCATACGCGGGTTGATTCATCAACAACGGAACGTTAACATGCAAGAATAGCAGGCCATACATGCCTAAATAAGCAACGATGCAAAGTCGGGCTGTGCGCCGAACGAAAATAGGTTTGTAACTTCGCGCCCACTCAAGGATAAGTAGTGGCAATGTAATAAATATCAGCTTCATTCCAATAAAAATGGTTATTCCGCATTGTAGGAAATAGTTGAACAGTGGGTTTCCTTCTTGAGCTTTCTCCCCTTGGACCAGAACGCAGGTCAGTATTAGATCAACTAGACAGATTATAGCAAGTATCCATGTTTCCCTACTTATTCTTTGTACAATCGTTAGCATCAGTCGCGCTCCTCGACGAATTTACCAGTACTGGGTTTTTCCATAAATATAAGCCTTGAGACGTAAGCATAATTATCAGCTTCGATTAACCTAATTAATTAGGTTATATTTGAGACTTTGCATAACTGAGTGAATGGGGAGTGATTTAGTGAGATAACTGAAGCAAAAAAGAAATATTAAATATTTTTCGAAAACCCCTTGACAAATCGACAAATGAGTCGTATTATACAATAACCACTGTGGGAAACCGCAGAGGGGAAAGGTCCAAGCAGAGGGAAACGCGGTCAGCTCTGCGAAGGGAAATTATTCCAGATCAACCGATCAAGAGTGTTTGATAGAAAACCAACCTAAAAAATTGGTATCTAGAGTGTGTTCACGCAAGGTATGATTTGGAGGTAACTTGTTGAAAGGCAAGGGAACCCTTCGGTAGGAAAAGTTCTCTCGACGTCATGCGCTTGCAGGAACAGAACTGCTTAGAACCGGCGGCAACGTTGGTTTTGACAGGGAAGTGAATGCAAGAAAAGCGACGATCGCAGAGACTGGTCCGAAAAAGTTGACGCAGCGATCCCTCTCGCAAGGGCCTTTTTTGTTGCGTTTTTTGGCGGGAATTATACGGAAATTATAACATTATAAGGAGATTGACAAGTATGGCGAATATACTTAGAATGGCGGCAGTCGGCGCAGGGGGTATTGGACATGCGCATCAAAGCGCTTTGATGAACAACCCCAAAGTTGAGCTGGTCGCTATCTGCGATATCGCAGTTGACAGGGCAAAAGCTCGAGCGGAATCATTAGGAATTCCTCACTGGTATGGCTCAATCAAAGAAATGTTGGCGAACGAAGACTTTGATGCAGTTACAGTGGTCACGGCTGATAACCTCCACTTTGAGCCGACTATGGAATGCCTTGATGCCGGCAAACACGTTATTGGCGAAAAGCCTTTGGCGATGGATGTCAAAGAAGCCGAACTGATGGTTGCCAAGGCCAAGGAAAAAGGCGTGAAGCTGGCTATTGACTATAATCGACGATTTTCACATGCCTACAAACAGGGTCAAAAGTGGCTTGAAGATGGTGAAATCGGCAACCTAGCTTATATCACCCTAAAGCTAGCCCAGGGAGGACCTCCTTCGCATATGAAGGGCGAGTTCTATCTTCTTTGGGAATTGGAAACGCACGCTATCGACCTTCTGCGATGGTTTGGCGGTGAAATCGTAGCGGTTTCATCCCAAATGGGCCGTCCGCGACTGAGCGAAGCCAGACCAGGTGAGCCGCCTTTGTGGACGAGCATGGCCATCTCCGTTCGGTTTGCCAATGATGCGGTTGCTTCTTATTTGGCAAGCTACGACAGTGACTATACGCACCCCATCGAACGACTCGAAGCTCGCGGCAATAAAGGCGCTCTCGTGGTTGACAACATTTTGACGAAATCAACCTTAATGCGGGCTGACAATCAAATCGTCGAAGAGTGGCGTCCAAACATCTTTAGTCAAGAACAAAACGACTTTGGCGGAACCTTTAAACCAAGAATGGATGCTTTCGTCGAGGATGTTCTTGCCGGCCGTGAACCCTATCCAAATGGCATAGACGGTTTGCAGGCAGTGCGTGTCGTCGATGCGATTATCCGATCGTGGCAGGAGCGAAAAGAAATTCTAGTCAAAACCGACTAGAATTAAAAAAATAAAGCCCTGGCCTCATTTGAGGCCAGGGCTTTTTGATATAGTTAATCATTATTGTTATCGTAGTTCTCGTTATTATCTCTGCTTTGGTTGCGATCGCGTCTATCGTAATTAGTATCATCGTTTCTATCGCGATTTTGGTCATATCGGGAATTGTCACGGTAATTATTGAAAACGAGTCTTTGGTCGATACGAACACCGAACTTTGTCCCATCTTTCAGTACAATATCGCGATAATCGTGGGTATTACCCTGGGTTGCGCCACCGAGTAATGCGCCGGCAATCGCTCCGAGGATTAGTCCCTGAACAGGTTTATGATTAGCCGAACCGATAATTAATCCACTAACTGCTCCAAATGCTACAGCACCAGTGACATCTTTCTTATTTCTGTCAGCAATGATACGTCCGGAGTTGGTGGTTTTATTTTTCAAGTTAACTAATGTGGCATCGATATTTTCTGACTGCCCGTCAGGCAACACAATCCGTTCGAAGCGAAGCTTAAGCATACCCGGGTGGTTTTTATTTGCTTTTTGCCGATCAACGATAACCCCTTCAATCTGCGTTCCTCTTGGGAGTTGATTTAAATAGTTACTGTCATTATAAATGGTAACAGTAAATCGGTCTCCCTTTCGGTTGTTGCGAGAGTTGAGGTCCTGGTCGAGTGAAACAGGAATGACCGTTCCATCTCGAATAACAATTTTGCTGTCATTTTGGTTGTAGCGATCATTTCGATCGTGATTATTATCTTTAGCTGCCATGCCGATCGAGCTGAGCACGGCCGCCACTACTACTAAGAGTATGGCTCGATTCCTAACATTGTGAAGTAATACGGTTTTCATTTTCATCCTACTTTCTCTGCTGAGCGCCGCACCAAGCGGCCGCTGACCCAGTACTTGTTTTCTATTTGTATAGACGAGATAAGGGAGGAAAATGTTAGTGGTTCGATAAAGAAAATAACAAGAAGGGTGCTTATGGCCCATTCCATAAGCATATTCCAGGTCTAGTTGATTGTGCACTTTTGTCATTAAAACAGGGTGAGGAGATTGCGTTGTAGGCCGATTATTGTATAATAGTTTTTAATGCATCACAGAAAGGAACTTTGTCAATGGGAATACAAACACGTTTTACTTTAGGCCAGGCGGATATTCCAACGCACTGGTACAACATTAATGCTGATCTTCCTGAGCCGATGGCGCCCCCGCTACATCCGGGGACAAAACAGCCGGTTACTTTAGAGGATATGACCGCTATCTTTCCTGAAAATCTTGTCATGCAGGAGATGTGTCCTGACCAGTATGTGGAGATTCCCGAAGAGGTTCGGGATATTTATGCGTTGTGGCGGCCGACGACTCTGTTGCGTGCAGTAAGGTTCGAGAAGGCGCTTCAGACGCCCGCTCATATCTACTTCAAGTATGAAGGCGAAAGCCCTGCAGGAAGTCATAAACCCAATACCGCTATCCCTCAAGCCTATTACAATAAGCAAGCAGGTATTCAACGATTGGCGACCGAAACCGGCGCAGGGCAGTGGGGTTCATCGCTTGCGCTAGCTTGTCGTTTATTTGGGTTAGACTGTACCGTTTATATGGTTAAGGTAAGCTGTGAGGCGAAGCCCTACCGTAAGTTGCTTATGCAGACTTGGGGCGCTGAAGTTTTCGCAAGCCCGAGCGATCAGACTGAATATGGTCGCAAGGTGTTAAGTGAAGACCCTACTTGCCCTGGCAGTTTAGGGATTGCCATTAGCGAAGCGATCGAAGATACCCTTCACTCGAAGGATACCAAGTATTCGCTCGGCAGCGTGTTGAACCATGTGTGCATGCATCAAACGGTCATTGGGCAGGAAGCCATTAAGCAGATGGAAATGGCAGGGGAAGAACCTGATGTTGTCATCGCATGCGTTGGTGGCGGAAGCAACTTTGCCGGTATAGCTTTCCCTTTCATTAAAAAGAATTTACTGGAAGGTAAGAAGTATCGTGTCGTTGCCGCAGAGCCATCGGCATGTCCAACGCTCACAAAGGGTGAATTCCGCTATGACTCAGGCGATACTGCCGGCATGACGCCGCTTATGATGATGTATACGCTGGGCCATGATTTCATGCCGCCTAAAATTCATGCAGGCGGATTGCGCTATCATGGAATGTCGCCTTTAGTGAGCCATCTCTATAAATTAGGATTGATCGAAGCTGTGGCGATCCCTCAGACAAGGGTTTTTGAAGCGGCAGCTTTGTTCGCGAGCACAGAAGGTATCGTCCCTGCGCCCGAATCTTCCCATGCTATTGAGCATGTCGTGCATGAAGCCAATGAGGCAACTAAAGCGGGAGAGAAGCGGGTCATCCTCTTCAACCTTTCCGGTCACGGCCTCCTTGATCTGACTGCTCACGATACATTCCAGTCGGGTTCTTTGCAAGACGTATAAGGTATCTGTCTATAAAAGGGGTAGGAGCTTCGCTCCTACCCCTTTTATTTTTGTCTGCGAACGGCCCACTGGGTAGTCTTCAGGAGGGCAGGGCAAGCCCTGCCCCTACATTCGATGAGAATTGCTATTTTGTTGCAAGCGCGTAGAGCATGTGGGCATAGATTTTGGCGCATTTTAAGTAAGATGTGATGGCGTACCGTTCATCGCTTTCGTGGGGGGGGCCGTCACCCTCGAAACCTGCTCCGACTGAGACGGTATTCGGCACTGCTCGGGCATAAGTTCCGCCGCCCATCGTTCCAGGCTCCTTCATATCCCCTGTCTCTTCGCGATAAACCTCAAGCAGTGTTTTGACAGGCTCCCTATCCAATGGCGCGTGCAGAGGTTTGCTATCCGTAAAGTTCGCGACAGTAAAACCAGCGTTATCTAACGCCTTAGCGCACATTCTTTGGACTTTCTTGCCTTTCCAAGTTACCGGATAGCGGATGTTGAATGTGGCGGTGACTTTATCTTTATCTAGTTCGAAAACGCCCAAGTTATTCGATAGAGTTCCCGAGACCTTATCTTGTCCATTATAACCAAGGTACATTCCGGCAGGGTCGGAGGCTTCCAACAAGAAATTGATCCACTTCTTGTCCTCAAATGGAAGCTCGGTAAGGACACGCAGCAAGCGTGTTACAGCGTTATCCCCGCCCCAAGGATGACTTCCATGGCAGGATTTGCCTGCAGTATAGATAACAAGTTCACCATTTATTAATTTATAAGAGACGTTCTTATCCCAATAATCATCCAAAATGGAAATTGCGGCTTGCAGTGAATTACCAGTTAGGGTGGCGGAGGCGGAATCGGGAACCATGTTAGGCCGTTCTCCCCCTTTGGCAGTAATAATTCGAAGGGTATGAGTGAAGTTGACTTCCTTCTCAATCGTTAAATTGCTAATGCCCTTTTCTGCATAGACCAGGGGCCATCCGGCATCGGGTGCGAAGCCATAGGTGGGCGCAGGTTCTTTTTTGAAGTAATGATGAACGCATCCAAAGCCGCTTTCCTCATTACACCCGAAAACAACTCGTATACGCCGCTTTAGCGGTACTCCTAGCTCTTTGAGCGCTCTTGCTGCAAAGAAAGCTGCATAGGTAGGTCCTTTATCATCCCCGACCCCGCGTGCATAAATATAATCGCCTTCGATCTCACCCCCGAAAGGCTCATGCTTCCAACCAACTCCTACTGGCACGACATCGAGGTGACCCAGCGACATCACCATTTCTTCCCCTTCGCCAAACTCTGCATGCCCTGCATAGCCATCGACATTTTTAACGCGAAAGCCCCATTTTTCGCCTAGATCGAGGGTGAAATCGAGCATATGCTTGAGTTCAAGCCCGAAAGGCGCATTATTTTGCGGCTCACTTTGGACACTTGGAATGCGTACGGCTTCTTGAAGAGTTTTGATCATCTCATCGCGATGGTCATCTATCCACTGGTGAAG
Above is a window of bacterium DNA encoding:
- a CDS encoding FtsQ-type POTRA domain-containing protein, translated to MAYLILGVEVVAVVITSPLLKPRLVVVENVRQQDVKRVSQVLKYTPYIPLLKLDRKSIQKHIQSDPHVERAYVRFGLPLTLRVTMAYRQPFIAVTDGTSAYLVDRQLVPFEQIQCNSILTAAPKITPTPQVLPITPVTNLPVVQKLPADLENLLPGCKVSFILQVLSPLQVQLGRPLVDANIRVGCEAITIIENEKFASQVHVVVDLEGNICLNIGSGALVRLGDRDQLSTKIANLKEMLRRSPSLCNDAEYIDLSEPKAPVWKPKSSAPKSLP
- a CDS encoding DUF881 domain-containing protein, which encodes MNQFMTTIRNNSWVWPVTFMMAVTGLLLGGALRSRQKLAAEGVPGGRPLEVAVQIKIQQDTIKKLNEEIGNLREKQFELQDVMTGSSKQSKVLKDTLDELQVKSGLTPVYGQGIEVILSDSKQKQNDAFLAQNYLIHDFDVLRIVNELFASGAEAISVNGHRLIGGYSIRCVGPVIHVNNSPIGSPVIIEAIGDPTTLRSAMEMSGGVLGRILETDTEMVRLTNKVELHLKGYEGFTQTKFAKKEKDVTPR
- a CDS encoding small basic family protein, whose product is MIFVPIAALVAGFLITFYTSFLTLGFGWAPYLSLAAIAGIDTVLGGIRSGMEGKFHRDVFLSGFFANTLLAAFLAWLGDGIGVDLYLAAVVVLGSRIFLNLSLIRRFYLNQVTLGRQQKR
- the ftsZ gene encoding cell division protein FtsZ, which encodes MLGNEQFDPKRAQIKVIGVGGGGSNAVNRMIEAGIQGVEFIVMNTDQQVLSLSHAQKKIQLGENLTRGLGAGGNPDVGRSAAEESKAEIRKTVENSDMVFITAGMGGGTGTGAAPVIAEIAKECGALTVAVVTKPFSFEGPRRSRLAEEGTASLKERVDTIITIPNDRLLSVVEKRTTLVDAFRVADDVLRQAVQGISDIIMIPGEINVDFADVRTIMAGAGTALMGIGTGEGEQRARQAAENAVSSALLETSIEGATRVLINITAGPDFTLLEANEAMHYIQGLTDENEANIIMGLVQPEDADSEVRITVLAAGFRPDVFPNRRADEARQTVPQPSFPTGRAPKTVPVPVVGAEGEKREGENPRKNPQDDVNPIFSDRDLDVPAFLRNRKQ
- a CDS encoding beta-propeller fold lactonase family protein, giving the protein MKRSLILVILAVVLAPCYLYAQAYSVRAYIANYGTDTVSVIDDESRQVIATVTTGSKPSAIAISPDCLAVYVANEGAKSLSVIDPVNNQLVATINLIGSPRGIVVSSDSNFVYVAIADQNALEIIDARTKTSVGKIAIGRGPSQLAVSVDGKEIYACCEGDNALVIVDTVKKEQAAVIGVFGTPTSLTTLGDGNLVITIRWLNGYTLVDPVARKITRGWVRPDFTRPGEAGRPFALDGAFAAGVSGYSSGPSLLWISQLSQLVYDLDTSRDNYILGFAPTGSMPWAVGVTPNGKMAYVTNSGDGSVSIIETALHAPINKLTVGQNPRALAVGRVRIVK
- a CDS encoding DUF5658 family protein produces the protein MLTIVQRISRETWILAIICLVDLILTCVLVQGEKAQEGNPLFNYFLQCGITIFIGMKLIFITLPLLILEWARSYKPIFVRRTARLCIVAYLGMYGLLFLHVNVPLLMNQPAYGETYYTPAKPSYVQPAHNLQEKSQIIGQEKLA
- a CDS encoding Gfo/Idh/MocA family oxidoreductase gives rise to the protein MANILRMAAVGAGGIGHAHQSALMNNPKVELVAICDIAVDRAKARAESLGIPHWYGSIKEMLANEDFDAVTVVTADNLHFEPTMECLDAGKHVIGEKPLAMDVKEAELMVAKAKEKGVKLAIDYNRRFSHAYKQGQKWLEDGEIGNLAYITLKLAQGGPPSHMKGEFYLLWELETHAIDLLRWFGGEIVAVSSQMGRPRLSEARPGEPPLWTSMAISVRFANDAVASYLASYDSDYTHPIERLEARGNKGALVVDNILTKSTLMRADNQIVEEWRPNIFSQEQNDFGGTFKPRMDAFVEDVLAGREPYPNGIDGLQAVRVVDAIIRSWQERKEILVKTD
- a CDS encoding TrpB-like pyridoxal phosphate-dependent enzyme, with the translated sequence MGIQTRFTLGQADIPTHWYNINADLPEPMAPPLHPGTKQPVTLEDMTAIFPENLVMQEMCPDQYVEIPEEVRDIYALWRPTTLLRAVRFEKALQTPAHIYFKYEGESPAGSHKPNTAIPQAYYNKQAGIQRLATETGAGQWGSSLALACRLFGLDCTVYMVKVSCEAKPYRKLLMQTWGAEVFASPSDQTEYGRKVLSEDPTCPGSLGIAISEAIEDTLHSKDTKYSLGSVLNHVCMHQTVIGQEAIKQMEMAGEEPDVVIACVGGGSNFAGIAFPFIKKNLLEGKKYRVVAAEPSACPTLTKGEFRYDSGDTAGMTPLMMMYTLGHDFMPPKIHAGGLRYHGMSPLVSHLYKLGLIEAVAIPQTRVFEAAALFASTEGIVPAPESSHAIEHVVHEANEATKAGEKRVILFNLSGHGLLDLTAHDTFQSGSLQDV